One window from the genome of Marinobacter sp. LV10R510-11A encodes:
- the tnpA gene encoding IS66 family insertion sequence element accessory protein TnpA produces MTPTERAHVWQQHITDWQVSGVSGSAYCKQQSLIYHQFVYWRRKLTPTEDSPKQAQAATGFARVVSAPGASIGGADGLTVSLPGGVSITGLHAGNIELLGAVLRQL; encoded by the coding sequence ATGACCCCAACCGAACGAGCACACGTCTGGCAGCAGCATATCACTGACTGGCAAGTCTCCGGCGTGTCCGGCAGCGCTTACTGTAAGCAACAGTCACTGATCTATCATCAATTCGTTTACTGGCGCCGGAAGCTAACCCCGACTGAAGACTCTCCAAAGCAGGCGCAAGCGGCCACCGGGTTCGCGCGAGTCGTTTCTGCTCCTGGCGCTAGCATCGGCGGAGCCGATGGCCTGACCGTGTCACTGCCTGGTGGCGTCTCGATCACCGGGCTGCACGCCGGCAACATCGAGTTGCTAGGCGCTGTTTTGAGACAGCTGTGA
- a CDS encoding NUDIX hydrolase has protein sequence MTASPRLAALAVVVSDGRILLVRRRNEPDAGLWGFPGGHVDFGETALEAAARELREETGVIARPLHYLTNVDIIVRDGAGAITFHFLLAAVLCEYVSGEPAAADDVSDAGWWDVADILVGRVQCSEHVDVVVELAVDAYK, from the coding sequence GTGACCGCGTCCCCTCGTCTTGCAGCCCTTGCCGTGGTGGTTAGCGACGGTCGCATTTTGCTCGTCCGGCGACGTAACGAACCTGATGCCGGGCTTTGGGGGTTCCCTGGCGGGCATGTAGACTTTGGCGAAACAGCACTGGAAGCGGCCGCGCGTGAGTTGCGCGAAGAGACGGGCGTGATCGCCCGGCCGCTCCACTATCTCACAAACGTGGATATCATTGTGCGTGACGGCGCTGGTGCGATCACATTCCACTTCCTGCTTGCAGCCGTGCTCTGTGAATATGTCTCCGGCGAGCCTGCCGCTGCCGACGATGTAAGCGATGCGGGGTGGTGGGACGTTGCAGACATTCTCGTTGGACGGGTGCAGTGCAGCGAGCACGTCGATGTCGTCGTTGAGTTAGCGGTTGATGCGTATAAGTAA
- the thiD gene encoding bifunctional hydroxymethylpyrimidine kinase/phosphomethylpyrimidine kinase — MRLEQAEDLLIRRHGLALEYPPLRLILRDDIRINAVKIGMLGDAAIINVVAEGIRGLDIPIVLGPVMVAKSDGRLLAPDAVEALRAQLLPCATVLTPNLPEAADLLEVAEAKSPADMERQAKAILALGPRAVLLKGGHLSGGDSPDLLATTDQLIWLDGPRYPTRNTHGTGCTLSAALAAQLAQGEPLVQAVRIAKHYVAEAINRSDELDVGAGHGPVHHFHALWPKVGG; from the coding sequence ATGCGGCTCGAACAGGCTGAAGACCTTCTTATCCGCCGGCACGGTCTCGCCCTGGAATACCCGCCGCTGCGTCTGATCCTCCGTGACGATATCCGCATCAATGCGGTGAAGATTGGAATGCTTGGCGACGCAGCAATCATTAATGTTGTCGCAGAGGGAATCAGGGGGCTCGACATTCCGATTGTACTTGGTCCGGTGATGGTTGCGAAAAGCGATGGCCGCCTACTTGCTCCCGATGCGGTGGAAGCACTGCGTGCGCAGCTTTTGCCCTGCGCCACGGTATTAACCCCCAACCTGCCGGAAGCCGCCGATCTTTTAGAAGTGGCTGAGGCCAAATCCCCCGCTGATATGGAACGTCAAGCCAAGGCCATTCTTGCGCTCGGGCCACGCGCGGTCTTACTCAAAGGGGGTCATCTTAGCGGGGGTGATAGCCCCGATCTGCTGGCCACCACCGACCAATTGATTTGGCTTGACGGGCCGCGTTACCCCACGCGCAACACCCACGGCACCGGCTGCACCCTATCTGCCGCGCTGGCAGCACAATTGGCGCAAGGCGAGCCTTTGGTGCAGGCGGTTCGGATCGCGAAGCATTATGTTGCAGAGGCCATTAATCGCTCCGATGAGCTTGATGTTGGTGCTGGGCACGGCCCTGTTCATCATTTTCACGCACTATGGCCGAAAGTTGGCGGCTGA
- a CDS encoding tyrosine-type recombinase/integrase, whose protein sequence is MPTVRGGAPGAFVFVNRQGQPLTRDGAAYLLQKYVVAAIPTAPTLQRRKITPHVLRHSCAVALLQSGVDVTVIRDYLGHASIATTSRYLTTNFQMKREALEAFWKRAGIEPTNAKPWQPSADLLAFLTSL, encoded by the coding sequence CTGCCTACAGTACGCGGCGGCGCGCCAGGGGCATTTGTCTTTGTGAATCGACAGGGCCAGCCATTGACGCGCGACGGCGCGGCCTATCTGCTTCAAAAATATGTGGTCGCCGCGATCCCGACAGCCCCTACCTTACAGCGCCGAAAAATCACCCCGCATGTGCTTCGCCACAGTTGCGCGGTCGCACTGTTGCAGTCTGGTGTCGACGTTACCGTCATCCGCGATTATCTCGGTCACGCCAGTATCGCCACCACCAGTCGCTACCTCACCACCAATTTTCAGATGAAACGAGAAGCACTCGAAGCCTTCTGGAAACGCGCCGGTATCGAACCGACAAATGCAAAGCCGTGGCAACCAAGCGCTGACTTGCTCGCCTTCTTGACATCGCTGTAG